A single genomic interval of Salmo trutta chromosome 13, fSalTru1.1, whole genome shotgun sequence harbors:
- the LOC115205221 gene encoding forkhead box protein O4 — MEDSKVPKIDPDFEPQSRPRSCTWPLPRPDISAVKPDGADGPESAAGTPPADEDKQEQQQIVCEPEKVVVSEGGVVAGVGGATPRKGSSRRNAWGNHSYADLISQAIENSPEKRLTLAQIYDWMVKTVPYFKDKGDSNSSAGWKNSIRHNLSLHNKFLRVHNESTGKSSWWMLNPEGGKTGKAPRRRAASMDNSSKLLKSRMRAKQTKKAASGLGGTTGGDGDGVADSPNSSQQFPKWGVNSGSPSSRGSLDDPDMWTSFRPRTSSNASTLSGRLSPIGPGQEDEDDLPEEGLLGYSTGNLPPTLTETLMEELDLIDGLTLMTEQQGRASPSTAPMVPPTPLPSASTLLPRGSGFPTFRQLQPPNLSQAANQIGGQSSGTQSGNSNNSKPSNYGNSLFNPMPSPGSHGTGHYGTHVASSLEALLTSDSPPPSDVMMTQVDPLMPSPGGVGMMGMGGPMVGGRVKPNQLLLGKGLEPNTVGPMGMQSQLQSQLQQQHSQLGLGMSLSGMSLSGMAQDSPQFSGLKAQHAQLPGMGLHHGGGLSANAGGGLPGMGQFGTPSCFLPNQDRLPTDLDIEMFTENLDCDVDYIINSDLMDGEGIDFNFDPIIQGGQSYSGPATTQSSAHNWVPS, encoded by the exons ATGGAGGATTCAAAGGTACCCAAGATTGACCCAGATTTTGAGCCGCAAAGCAGACCTAGGTCGTGCACATGGCCGCTCCCCAGACCCGACATCTCAGCTGTTAAACCGGATGGGGCAGACGGACCGGAATCCGCTGCGGGAACTCCGCCCGCCGACGAGGATAAGCAAGAGCAACAGCAAATCGTATGTGAGCCTGAGAAAGTTGTGGTCTCAGAGGGAGGAGTTGTAGCCGGAGTGGGTGGAGCCACGCCCCGAAAGGGATCATCCCGGCGCAATGCATGGGGGAACCATTCCTACGCGGACCTGATTAGTCAGGCAATTGAGAACTCTCCAGAGAAGCGCTTAACCTTGGCACAGATATATGACTGGATGGTGAAAACCGTGCCTTACTTCAAAGATAAAGGAGATAGCAACAGCTCAGCAGGGTGGAAG AATTCAATTCGCCATAATTTATCACTCCACAACAAGTTCCTGAGAGTTCACAATGAGTCCACAGGCAAAAGTTCCTGGTGGATGCTCAACCCAGAGGGGGGCAAGACTGGGAAAGCCCCCCGGCGCCGTGCTGCCTCCATGGACAACAGCAGCAAACTGCTGAAGAGCCGGATGCGTGCCAAGCAGACCAAGAAGGCAGCATCAGGCTTGGGCGGGACCACCGGGGGAGACGGCGATGGCGTCGCAGACAGTCCCAACTCCTCCCAGCAGTTCCCCAAATGGGGGGTCAACAGCGGCAGCCCCTCATCCCGCGGTAGCCTAGATGACCCTGACATGTGGACCAGCTTCCGTCCACGCACCAGCTCCAACGCCAGCACCCTGAGTGGCCGGCTGTCCCCCATTGGTCCCGGCCAGGAGGATGAGGATGACCTGCCTGAGGAAGGTCTACTGGGCTACTCCACGGGCAACCTGCCCCCCACCCTCACCGAGACACTCATGGAGGAGCTGGACCTGATCGATGGCCTGACGCTGATGACAGAGCAGCAAGGAAGGGCTAGTCCCAGCACGGCCCCCATGGTGCCTCCCACCCCTCTGCCCTCCGCTTCCACCTTGCTTCCCCGGGGGTCCGGGTTCCCCACATTCCGTCAGCTGCAGCCACCCAACCTCTCCCAGGCCGCCAATCAGATCGGGGGACAGTCCTCAGGCACACAATCTGGCAACAGTAACAACTCCAAACCCTCAAACTATGGCAACTCCCTCTTCAATCCTATGCCTAGCCCCGGCTCCCATGGGACTGGTCACTATGGCACCCATGTAGCCTCCAGCTTGGAGGCGTTGCTCACTTCGGACTCCCCGCCTCCCAGTGATGTCATGATGACCCAGGTGGATCCGCTGATGCCCAGTCCGGGTGGAGTGGGGATGATGGGCATGGGGGGGCCCATGGTGGGAGGGCGGGTCAAGCCCAACCAGCTGTTGCTGGGAAAGGGGCTTGAGCCCAACACTGTGGGACCCATGGGGATGCAATCTCAactccagtcccagctccagcaGCAGCACTCTCAGCTGGGCCTGGGCATGAGCCTGTCGGGCATGAGCCTGTCAGGCATGGCCCAGGACTCTCCACAGTTCTCCGGCCTCAAAGCCCAGCATGCACAGCTGCCAGGTATGGGGCTTCACCATGGAGGGGGCCTCTCCGCCAATGCAGGAGGAGGTCTGCCAGGGATGGGCCAGTTCGGAACGCCGAGCTGCTTCCTGCCCAATCAAGACCGCTTGCCCACCGACTTGGATATCGAGATGTTCACAGAGAACTTGGACTGTGACGTTGACTACATCATCAACAGCGACCTCATGGATGGAGAGGGCATCGATTTCAACTTTGACCCCATAATCCAGGGAGGGCAAAGCTACTCCGGCCCTGCGACCACGCAGAGCTCCGCCCACAACTGGGTACCCAGCTAA